A window of Chitinophagales bacterium contains these coding sequences:
- a CDS encoding lamin tail domain-containing protein has product MSKKQVFVFGISCLLSALSFSQSRYDVLIHEIMADPTPVVGLPAVEWIELVNRSGVPISLAGWKLRDRTSTSGAFPDFTLEPGQLVLLGSSTTATVMAGYGPIIPVPSFPSLDNESDLISLLDPSGQTIHAVAYSVNTYKSEIKRSGGWSLEMIDRQFPCTGPANWQASTHPTGGTPGQPNAAAGVMVDTEGPRITNTHMEGDQILHIQFNEPLDSTRSVARENIQLPAGFSLINIRLSPPLFDQLEIEIYPAPEPGKMEELTLNHIRDCRQIPIAPMTIVRWGRPVIPSLHDLVINEILFNPRSGGSDYIEIYNRSTQVFDARELYLANRKENGEAGTPYPLRTESRLIFPGEYWVVTTDSQALIRDHWVKNADRITELSQLPSFPADKGHVLLLHQQGTILDEVNYDEDWHSPLVNDPRGISLERIDPNGPSQDPMNWHSAATTSRGGTPGYRNSQSIESGTGGEEFWIEPVIISPNNDGFHDHSTISYQLAEPGQLAHIRIFDQDGRMVRFLVNTEITGRTGTWTWDGLGDGRKILPSGNYIVWAEFLTLQGKRKRFRRLISVVRGYP; this is encoded by the coding sequence ATGTCAAAAAAACAAGTGTTCGTATTCGGTATCAGTTGCCTGCTCTCGGCGTTGTCTTTTTCCCAATCAAGGTATGATGTGTTGATCCATGAGATCATGGCCGACCCAACACCGGTAGTGGGTTTACCTGCTGTGGAATGGATCGAACTGGTGAACCGATCAGGCGTACCGATTTCGCTTGCCGGCTGGAAGCTGCGCGACCGCACATCCACCAGCGGAGCCTTTCCCGATTTTACCCTTGAACCAGGGCAGTTGGTATTGCTGGGTTCATCCACCACCGCTACTGTGATGGCAGGCTATGGACCCATCATACCTGTACCCTCCTTTCCATCGCTTGATAATGAAAGTGATCTGATCTCACTGCTTGATCCTTCCGGCCAAACCATTCATGCCGTAGCTTATTCGGTCAATACCTACAAAAGTGAAATTAAACGATCGGGTGGTTGGAGCCTGGAAATGATCGACCGGCAATTTCCCTGTACTGGACCGGCTAACTGGCAGGCAAGTACCCATCCAACGGGCGGTACACCCGGACAGCCCAATGCAGCTGCCGGCGTTATGGTGGATACTGAAGGTCCCCGTATAACTAATACTCATATGGAAGGAGACCAGATCCTCCATATTCAGTTCAATGAACCATTGGACAGTACCCGAAGTGTAGCCCGGGAGAATATTCAACTTCCTGCCGGTTTTTCATTGATCAATATCCGGCTCTCCCCGCCTTTGTTTGATCAATTGGAAATTGAAATATACCCGGCACCTGAACCTGGTAAAATGGAAGAACTCACGTTGAACCATATCCGAGATTGCCGGCAAATCCCGATAGCACCCATGACCATAGTGCGCTGGGGAAGACCGGTAATTCCTTCCCTCCATGATCTTGTCATCAATGAAATTTTGTTTAACCCCCGTTCGGGTGGATCGGATTATATAGAGATCTATAACCGGAGCACACAGGTATTTGATGCCAGAGAACTTTATCTCGCCAACCGAAAAGAAAACGGTGAGGCAGGGACACCATATCCGCTTCGCACTGAAAGTCGCCTGATTTTTCCGGGTGAATATTGGGTAGTAACAACGGACAGCCAGGCATTGATCCGAGATCATTGGGTAAAGAACGCGGACAGGATCACGGAACTGAGCCAACTCCCCTCCTTTCCAGCTGATAAGGGGCATGTATTGCTCCTGCACCAGCAGGGAACGATATTGGATGAGGTCAACTACGATGAAGACTGGCATTCGCCACTGGTAAATGATCCGCGAGGTATATCCCTGGAGCGGATCGACCCCAATGGCCCTTCACAGGACCCTATGAACTGGCATTCGGCAGCCACCACTTCTCGCGGGGGAACACCGGGCTACAGGAATTCCCAATCGATTGAATCAGGAACAGGCGGGGAGGAATTTTGGATAGAACCGGTAATTATCAGTCCCAATAATGATGGATTTCACGACCATTCCACCATATCCTATCAACTGGCGGAACCGGGTCAGTTGGCGCATATCCGCATCTTTGATCAGGATGGGCGTATGGTTCGTTTCCTGGTAAATACAGAAATCACCGGTCGCACAGGTACCTGGACATGGGATGGCTTGGGGGATGGACGAAAGATATTACCCTCCGGGAACTATATCGTATGGGCAGAATTTCTAACCCTGCAGGGAAAAAGGAAACGATTCAGGCGACTGATCTCAGTGGTGCGCGGGTATCCATGA
- a CDS encoding T9SS type A sorting domain-containing protein, whose product MKRKMLLLWMGMMAGLVSWSQLLTWTPEFANGTGNITITVDATKGNQGLLGHTGAVYVHIGVITNLSTSSTDWKHAPFTWGTTPAGAQASAAGTNKWSYSITNINTFFNLAVGETINQIAILFRDGAGNKVQRNTDGGDMYVPLYDNSLAVRFNQPPFEPKYVRVLEPINKAVGESIDATAVASQSSDMKLFWNGTQVQAASGVTTISASPVITSAGTQELVAEAVAGAVTKRDTIRFFVGPSSPNIAALPAGVQDGINYESGDTSITFVLYAPNKNRVSVIGEFPGSNWLEQVQYLMNKTPDGNRWWVRVTGLTPGTEYAFQYLINGNLKTTDPYCEKILDPWNDGFITSTTYPSLKPYPTATSGVVGVVQTGQSAYNWAVPNFNRPDKRNLIIYECLLRDLLAAHDWKTLSDTLTYFKNLGISAIQLMPINEFEGNLSWGYNPDFFLAPDKYYGPKNDLKRFIDSAHSKGMAVILDIALNHATGLCPLAALYWDGANNRPAADNPWFNTVARHPFNVFNDFNHESLQTKYFFKRVTEHWLVNYKIDGFRFDLSKGFTQVNSGSDVNAWSNYDASRVAIWKSYFDTLQSRSAGSYVILEHFAANNEEKELSDYGMMLWGNINYNFSQAAMGVIGNSNIDGALHINRGWTNPFLVSYMESHDEERVMYRLINEGLSQGTYNTRDLNTALKRSEMAASFLFTMPGPKMLWQFGEMGYDYSINTCTNGTVNNDCRLDPKPIRWDYLQNANRKALHTVYSKLFALRKHASFRNSFTGGTIERSLNGAFKWMKVNTDTSKILVVGNFDLIPQAASVTFPEAGVWWDYLDNSIISATGAAQTVTLQPGEYHVYINRNVNNVATTPVSNLYFNGNPLQLKVYPNPSQGELYAQVNIPEAGKVEIELLSANGQFLQLLDSRFLAKGEYVLPLSMRTKPAAGNYIVRIKSGLYANFVKFVVQ is encoded by the coding sequence ATGAAAAGGAAGATGCTGCTTTTGTGGATGGGTATGATGGCTGGGTTGGTTTCCTGGTCGCAATTACTCACCTGGACTCCTGAATTTGCCAATGGCACAGGTAATATAACCATTACCGTGGATGCCACAAAGGGTAACCAGGGTTTGTTGGGTCATACCGGTGCGGTTTATGTACATATCGGGGTAATTACCAACCTCAGCACCAGTTCCACCGATTGGAAGCATGCTCCTTTTACCTGGGGAACCACGCCGGCGGGGGCACAGGCCAGTGCCGCGGGTACCAATAAATGGTCCTATTCGATCACCAATATCAATACCTTCTTCAATCTTGCGGTAGGGGAGACCATCAACCAGATCGCGATTCTGTTCCGTGATGGAGCGGGCAATAAAGTGCAGCGGAATACCGATGGCGGCGACATGTATGTTCCCTTGTATGATAACAGCCTGGCCGTCCGTTTTAACCAACCGCCATTTGAACCCAAATATGTGCGTGTGCTGGAACCGATCAATAAAGCGGTAGGGGAGAGCATTGATGCTACGGCGGTAGCCAGTCAGTCATCCGATATGAAATTGTTCTGGAATGGCACACAGGTGCAGGCGGCTTCAGGGGTAACAACTATTTCAGCCTCCCCGGTCATCACTTCCGCAGGAACACAGGAACTGGTTGCCGAGGCTGTTGCTGGCGCGGTTACAAAACGCGATACCATCCGGTTTTTTGTGGGACCTTCTTCGCCCAATATTGCTGCCTTGCCGGCCGGTGTGCAGGATGGGATCAATTATGAATCAGGTGATACCTCCATCACATTTGTTTTGTATGCGCCAAATAAAAACCGGGTTTCCGTGATTGGAGAGTTTCCCGGAAGTAACTGGCTGGAACAAGTACAATACCTGATGAACAAAACACCCGATGGCAACCGCTGGTGGGTGCGTGTAACCGGTTTGACGCCAGGTACGGAATATGCTTTTCAATATTTGATCAATGGGAATTTAAAAACCACGGATCCATATTGTGAAAAAATACTTGACCCATGGAATGATGGATTTATCACCAGTACTACCTATCCTTCACTCAAACCTTATCCAACAGCGACTTCAGGTGTTGTGGGTGTGGTGCAAACCGGGCAGTCAGCTTATAATTGGGCGGTGCCGAATTTCAACCGTCCCGATAAACGCAACCTGATCATTTATGAGTGCCTGCTTCGCGACCTGCTGGCCGCGCATGACTGGAAAACACTCAGTGATACCCTTACTTATTTTAAAAACCTTGGTATCTCCGCGATTCAGCTTATGCCGATCAACGAATTTGAAGGCAACCTGAGTTGGGGATATAACCCCGATTTCTTCCTCGCTCCGGATAAATATTATGGTCCAAAGAATGACCTCAAGCGCTTTATTGATTCCGCCCATAGCAAAGGCATGGCGGTCATCCTGGATATTGCGCTTAATCATGCCACAGGTCTTTGTCCCCTGGCAGCCCTTTACTGGGATGGGGCAAATAACCGTCCCGCAGCCGACAACCCCTGGTTTAATACCGTGGCGCGTCACCCATTCAATGTGTTCAATGATTTCAACCATGAAAGTCTCCAGACCAAATATTTCTTCAAACGGGTTACCGAACATTGGCTGGTGAACTATAAGATCGATGGTTTCCGTTTTGACCTCTCCAAAGGATTTACCCAGGTCAACTCCGGAAGTGATGTCAATGCCTGGAGTAATTATGATGCCAGCCGGGTGGCCATTTGGAAATCTTATTTTGATACGTTGCAATCCCGTTCAGCCGGTTCATATGTGATACTTGAACATTTTGCAGCCAACAACGAGGAAAAGGAACTATCGGATTATGGCATGATGCTTTGGGGAAATATCAATTACAATTTCAGCCAGGCTGCGATGGGTGTGATTGGCAACTCCAATATTGATGGCGCGCTGCATATCAATCGGGGATGGACCAACCCCTTCCTGGTTTCTTATATGGAAAGCCATGATGAAGAGCGGGTGATGTACCGTCTGATCAATGAAGGGCTTTCGCAAGGAACCTATAATACCCGTGACCTCAATACTGCCTTGAAACGGAGTGAAATGGCGGCCTCTTTTCTGTTCACCATGCCTGGTCCCAAAATGCTTTGGCAGTTTGGAGAAATGGGATACGATTATTCCATCAATACCTGTACCAATGGTACGGTCAATAATGATTGCCGGCTTGATCCCAAGCCCATTCGGTGGGATTATTTACAAAACGCGAATCGCAAAGCGTTGCATACCGTTTACAGTAAACTATTTGCCTTACGTAAACACGCTTCCTTCCGGAATTCATTTACCGGAGGCACCATTGAACGCAGTCTGAATGGAGCTTTTAAATGGATGAAGGTGAATACCGACACTTCCAAGATACTTGTGGTGGGGAACTTTGACCTGATACCACAGGCCGCTTCGGTCACTTTCCCTGAAGCAGGGGTATGGTGGGATTATCTGGATAACAGCATTATTTCCGCCACGGGTGCAGCCCAAACTGTTACCCTGCAACCCGGCGAATACCATGTATATATTAATAGAAACGTGAATAATGTGGCCACTACGCCCGTTTCAAACCTTTACTTTAATGGTAACCCGCTACAATTAAAAGTTTATCCCAACCCCTCCCAAGGGGAGCTGTATGCCCAGGTAAACATACCCGAAGCGGGAAAAGTGGAGATCGAACTCCTGAGCGCCAATGGTCAGTTTCTGCAATTGCTGGATAGCCGGTTCCTGGCCAAAGGCGAATATGTTCTGCCTTTATCCATGCGTACCAAGCCTGCGGCCGGTAATTATATTGTCAGGATAAAGTCGGGTTTATACGCCAATTTTGTCAAATTCGTCGTACAATAA
- a CDS encoding sugar kinase, protein MSLVVVGSMAFDAIETPFGKSDKIVGGAATYIAWSASNFTRPIKQLSVVGGDFPKEELKMLEARGVNLEGVQIKEDEKSFFWSGKYHLDMNTRDTLDTQLNVLANFNPVVPESYQDCEFLMLGNLVPAVQMAVIDQLRTRPRLVVMDTMNFWMETAMPDLEKVLRKVDVLMINDSEARQLSAQYSLVKAAREIMKMGPKYLVIKKGEHGALLFHDDGVFFAPALPLEDVFDPTGAGDTFAGGFIGHIARTKDISFNNMKSGIIAGSALASFCVEKFGTTRLKELRHGELEGRIQQFRDLVNFEIELE, encoded by the coding sequence ATGTCACTCGTTGTTGTCGGCTCCATGGCTTTTGATGCGATCGAAACCCCTTTTGGTAAAAGTGATAAGATCGTAGGCGGAGCGGCTACCTATATCGCCTGGAGTGCCTCCAATTTTACCCGTCCTATCAAACAGCTTTCCGTGGTTGGGGGTGATTTTCCCAAAGAGGAACTGAAAATGCTCGAGGCCCGGGGTGTAAACCTGGAAGGGGTACAGATCAAAGAAGATGAGAAATCCTTCTTCTGGAGTGGTAAGTACCACCTGGACATGAATACCCGTGACACCCTTGATACTCAATTAAATGTACTGGCTAATTTTAACCCGGTGGTTCCGGAAAGCTATCAGGATTGTGAGTTTTTGATGCTGGGTAACCTGGTGCCTGCCGTTCAAATGGCCGTGATCGACCAACTCCGGACCAGACCGCGTCTGGTAGTCATGGATACCATGAATTTCTGGATGGAAACCGCCATGCCCGACCTGGAAAAAGTGCTTCGGAAAGTGGATGTGCTGATGATCAACGACAGCGAAGCCCGCCAACTCAGTGCCCAATATTCCCTGGTGAAAGCCGCAAGGGAGATCATGAAAATGGGGCCTAAATACCTGGTCATTAAAAAAGGGGAGCATGGGGCTTTGTTGTTTCATGACGATGGGGTCTTTTTTGCCCCGGCCCTTCCGTTGGAGGACGTGTTTGACCCCACTGGCGCGGGAGATACCTTCGCCGGAGGTTTCATTGGACATATTGCCCGTACAAAAGACATCAGCTTCAACAATATGAAATCCGGGATCATCGCCGGTTCTGCCCTTGCCAGTTTCTGCGTTGAGAAATTTGGTACCACCCGGTTGAAAGAACTTCGCCATGGTGAACTGGAAGGAAGAATCCAGCAGTTCCGCGATCTGGTCAATTTTGAGATCGAACTGGAATGA
- a CDS encoding HNH endonuclease yields MIKKITGETWRQLKFSGWNQLRNKYALSSHGRIASYKKDVLEDGKLLNGSFTTGYRTLNLHRPDSKGTLYIHREIAKLFLPKSSPKHRYVIHINHNKLDNQIKNLKWATLEDMIKHQQKSPAKIAYKKVQANRTVGLKLKATQVKKIKDTLKDPKRRVTIKRLAEQYGISEMTIYRIKSGENWARV; encoded by the coding sequence ATGATCAAAAAAATTACCGGAGAAACCTGGAGACAATTGAAATTCTCAGGTTGGAACCAGCTCCGAAACAAGTATGCGCTCTCTTCGCATGGCCGAATCGCCAGTTACAAGAAAGATGTATTGGAAGATGGGAAATTGCTCAATGGCTCCTTTACAACGGGCTATCGCACCCTGAACCTTCATCGCCCGGACAGTAAAGGAACCCTGTACATCCACCGGGAAATCGCTAAACTTTTTTTACCTAAATCCAGTCCAAAACATCGCTATGTGATCCACATCAATCACAACAAACTGGATAATCAAATCAAGAACCTGAAATGGGCTACGCTGGAAGACATGATCAAACACCAGCAAAAAAGCCCTGCCAAGATCGCGTATAAAAAAGTTCAGGCGAACCGCACCGTTGGACTTAAACTCAAGGCCACCCAGGTAAAAAAGATCAAAGACACCTTGAAAGATCCTAAGCGTCGCGTCACGATCAAACGATTGGCCGAACAATACGGCATCAGTGAAATGACGATCTACCGGATCAAGAGTGGGGAGAATTGGGCTAGGGTTTGA
- a CDS encoding TetR family transcriptional regulator, which yields MPTTKRRSSKKEVILTKAAQMFREKGFAATSMRDLAERVGIEAASLYNHIKSKNEILEAICFDVANRFMLKLEETEASDLPTIQKLENLMRFHIQEMIEHYEEVYVSDREWKHLNEPFLSNFRNQRRQYRRMFAAIIEKGIAKGEIKKIDAPTAVIILLQSVSGIESWHRSQAKISAKDLENNMVTILIDGLRK from the coding sequence ATGCCAACGACAAAACGCCGTTCCTCTAAAAAAGAGGTTATCCTCACCAAAGCCGCCCAGATGTTCCGGGAAAAAGGCTTTGCTGCCACATCCATGCGTGATCTGGCCGAGCGGGTGGGTATTGAAGCCGCCAGCTTATACAATCATATCAAGTCAAAAAACGAAATACTGGAAGCGATCTGCTTTGATGTAGCCAATCGTTTTATGCTTAAACTGGAAGAAACAGAAGCCAGTGACCTTCCCACCATTCAGAAGCTCGAAAACCTGATGCGATTTCATATTCAGGAAATGATCGAACATTATGAGGAAGTGTATGTAAGCGACCGCGAATGGAAACACCTGAATGAACCATTCCTTTCCAATTTCCGCAACCAACGTCGTCAATACCGCCGCATGTTTGCCGCCATCATTGAAAAGGGTATTGCCAAAGGCGAGATCAAAAAAATTGATGCACCTACAGCGGTGATCATACTTCTTCAATCTGTAAGCGGTATTGAATCCTGGCACCGTAGCCAGGCCAAGATCTCGGCGAAAGATTTAGAGAATAATATGGTGACGATTTTAATTGATGGGCTTAGGAAATAG
- a CDS encoding DUF2461 domain-containing protein, which produces MLQPSTLKFLKDLKKNNNKPWFDAHRPAYEAARKDFEIFVQSLIDGIAKKDGDLTGLTAKACMFRINRDVRFSKDKSPYKTNFGAFFNKGGKKAMTAGYYFHLEPGKIFIGGGLYMPMPPDLAKVRQEIDYNLKDFKKIVQGTKFRKVYKDLDRSDEYTLTRVPKGYEADNPAAEYLKLKSYVATIQMSDAEVTSATAKKKAIEAYEALMPLVKFLNGAVG; this is translated from the coding sequence ATGCTCCAGCCCTCTACCCTCAAATTTCTCAAAGACCTCAAGAAAAACAACAATAAACCCTGGTTTGATGCTCACCGCCCGGCTTACGAGGCAGCCCGTAAGGATTTTGAGATTTTTGTTCAATCGCTTATCGATGGCATAGCTAAAAAGGATGGAGACCTCACCGGTCTTACAGCCAAAGCCTGTATGTTTCGCATCAACCGCGATGTGCGCTTTTCAAAAGATAAATCACCCTACAAAACCAACTTTGGCGCTTTCTTCAATAAAGGGGGAAAGAAGGCAATGACCGCTGGTTATTATTTTCACCTCGAGCCTGGTAAGATATTCATTGGTGGTGGTCTCTACATGCCCATGCCACCGGATCTGGCCAAAGTGCGTCAGGAGATAGACTATAATTTGAAGGATTTTAAAAAGATCGTTCAGGGAACCAAATTCAGGAAGGTCTATAAAGACCTCGACCGTTCAGATGAATACACCCTGACCCGCGTACCCAAGGGATATGAAGCCGACAATCCCGCCGCTGAATACCTGAAGTTGAAAAGTTATGTGGCCACCATTCAAATGAGTGATGCAGAGGTTACATCAGCAACGGCGAAAAAGAAAGCGATAGAAGCCTATGAGGCATTGATGCCATTGGTGAAATTTTTGAATGGGGCTGTTGGGTAG
- the ligA gene encoding NAD-dependent DNA ligase LigA, with protein sequence MYSNSETKSWQEQTLAFLKSGTFAKKDIQVLRGVLKFHEHRYYVLNDPLISDGEYDQLYKGLEKIEREHPELISADSPTQRVAKGLTKDFPTVQHLVPMLSLDNSYNSEDLIDFDRKAREGSGANQIEYCVEPKFDGASISLIYENDLLSRGATRGDGVEGDEITTNCRQIRSLPLSAQFSKYGLQQVEIRGEVLINKSNFKKYNEQLMEQGVPPLANPRNAASGTLRLKDPAEVAKRNLEAFVYHISDYSLLDGRPVPKELQTHGGSLGLLWELGFRSPEKEKKVFQGIEAVIQYCQEFEAGRDDLPYEIDGMVIKVNSFALQDKLGMTSHHPRWAIAYKFKARQGTTKLLNVEFQVGRTGAVTPVAKLEPVSVGGVTVSSISVHNEEYIREKDLRKGDTVLIERAGDVIPQIVKSQPELRTGKEEPIIFPTHCPVCNSKLFKEETEAVWRCINIECPAQVLERIIHFVSKDAMDIRGFGDANVRKFSDMGLLKDIPGIYTLDFDKLKGQEGFGQKSIDNLRQAIDHSRNQPLHRLIYALGIRFVGETTAKTLANRVEHLLDFQSFTQEQLLELEDVGPKVAGSIFHFFQNPDNIHMLKQLEAEGLQLKNTKKEVTQGGSLEGQTFLLTGTLPTLKRSEAEALVEEHGGKLVSGVSSKLNYLIVGEDAGSKLEKAKKINTVKIISEAEFLRLIGR encoded by the coding sequence ATGTACTCGAATAGTGAAACAAAATCCTGGCAGGAACAAACGCTTGCCTTTTTAAAGTCTGGCACCTTTGCAAAAAAGGATATTCAGGTCCTTCGTGGGGTGTTGAAATTTCATGAACACCGGTATTATGTATTGAATGATCCGTTGATTTCCGATGGGGAATATGACCAATTGTACAAGGGTTTAGAAAAGATCGAGCGGGAACATCCCGAACTGATCAGCGCCGATTCGCCCACCCAGCGTGTAGCCAAAGGGCTGACCAAAGATTTTCCAACGGTACAACACCTGGTGCCCATGTTATCGCTGGACAATTCATACAATAGCGAGGACCTGATTGATTTTGACCGAAAGGCACGGGAAGGATCAGGAGCAAACCAGATTGAATATTGTGTAGAGCCCAAGTTTGACGGAGCGAGTATTTCGCTGATCTATGAAAATGATCTATTGTCCCGTGGGGCTACCCGCGGAGATGGTGTGGAGGGAGATGAGATCACCACCAATTGTCGCCAGATCAGGAGCCTGCCCTTGTCGGCGCAATTTTCAAAGTATGGATTGCAGCAGGTTGAGATAAGAGGAGAAGTGCTGATCAATAAATCGAATTTTAAAAAATACAACGAGCAACTGATGGAACAGGGGGTTCCGCCCCTGGCCAATCCACGCAACGCGGCCTCAGGTACCCTTCGCTTAAAAGATCCGGCTGAGGTGGCTAAGCGAAACCTGGAAGCTTTTGTTTATCATATCAGCGATTACTCTCTATTGGATGGACGACCGGTGCCAAAAGAATTGCAGACCCATGGCGGATCGCTGGGCTTGCTGTGGGAATTGGGTTTTCGCAGTCCGGAGAAAGAAAAGAAAGTATTTCAAGGGATCGAAGCGGTGATACAATACTGTCAGGAATTTGAAGCAGGCCGCGATGACCTGCCATATGAAATTGACGGGATGGTGATCAAGGTAAATTCATTTGCCTTGCAGGATAAGTTAGGTATGACCAGTCATCACCCGCGGTGGGCCATTGCCTATAAATTCAAGGCAAGACAGGGAACCACTAAATTGTTGAATGTAGAATTTCAGGTTGGAAGAACAGGAGCAGTGACACCGGTGGCCAAACTGGAACCCGTGAGTGTGGGAGGTGTAACCGTTAGCAGTATCTCTGTACATAATGAAGAATATATACGGGAAAAGGATCTTCGCAAAGGCGATACGGTCCTTATTGAAAGAGCCGGTGATGTGATACCACAGATCGTGAAATCACAACCTGAATTACGAACCGGCAAGGAAGAACCGATCATTTTTCCTACCCATTGCCCGGTCTGTAACAGTAAACTCTTCAAGGAAGAAACAGAAGCCGTATGGCGTTGTATCAATATCGAATGCCCGGCACAGGTATTGGAACGCATCATTCATTTCGTCAGTAAGGACGCGATGGATATCCGCGGGTTTGGCGATGCCAATGTGCGGAAGTTCTCCGACATGGGACTATTAAAAGATATCCCGGGGATCTATACGCTGGATTTTGATAAACTCAAGGGACAGGAAGGTTTTGGACAAAAGTCAATTGACAATTTGCGTCAGGCAATTGATCATTCCCGTAACCAACCCTTACATCGCCTTATTTACGCCCTGGGTATCCGTTTTGTTGGAGAGACAACGGCCAAGACCCTTGCCAACCGGGTTGAACACCTGCTCGATTTTCAATCATTCACGCAGGAACAGCTGTTGGAACTCGAAGATGTTGGTCCCAAGGTAGCGGGAAGTATTTTTCATTTCTTTCAGAACCCCGATAATATTCATATGCTTAAGCAGCTTGAAGCGGAGGGGTTACAATTAAAAAATACAAAGAAAGAGGTGACCCAGGGGGGATCTTTGGAAGGACAGACCTTCTTACTTACAGGCACACTTCCCACCTTAAAACGCAGCGAAGCCGAGGCGTTGGTGGAAGAGCACGGTGGTAAACTCGTCAGTGGGGTGAGCAGTAAACTCAACTACCTGATCGTTGGCGAAGATGCCGGAAGTAAATTGGAAAAAGCCAAAAAGATCAATACCGTAAAAATCATTTCCGAGGCCGAATTTCTGCGGTTGATCGGACGATAA
- a CDS encoding aspartate-semialdehyde dehydrogenase, translating to MKVAVVGATGLVGTKMLQVLAERNFPVTELIPVASEKSVGKQVEFKGQKYTVVGMESAIAAKPAVALFSAGGSTSTEWAPRFAAAGITVIDNSSAWRMDPTKPLIVPEINADILTANDKIIANPNCSTIQMVVALNPLHKRYGIERIVVSTYQSVTGTGVKAVDQLFNERKGVEGPMAYKYPIDLNVIPQIDVFLENGYTKEEMKMVNETQKIMRDTTIRVTSTTVRIPVVGGHSESVNVEFTDEFDLREVKALLESAPGVVVVDDPATQQYPMPKDAHERDEVFVGRLRRDETQPCTLNMWIVSDNLRKGAATNAVQIAEYLMEKGLVG from the coding sequence ATGAAAGTTGCAGTAGTCGGCGCCACCGGACTGGTAGGCACAAAAATGTTACAAGTGTTAGCAGAAAGAAATTTCCCGGTAACGGAATTGATTCCGGTTGCCTCGGAAAAATCAGTGGGTAAACAGGTAGAGTTCAAGGGGCAGAAATACACAGTAGTAGGGATGGAATCCGCGATTGCTGCTAAACCGGCCGTTGCCTTGTTTTCCGCTGGTGGAAGCACGTCTACCGAATGGGCGCCCCGATTTGCTGCTGCTGGTATCACGGTAATTGATAATTCTTCTGCCTGGCGCATGGATCCTACCAAACCTTTGATTGTACCTGAGATCAATGCAGATATATTAACGGCCAATGATAAGATCATTGCCAATCCCAATTGCTCTACCATACAAATGGTGGTGGCGTTAAACCCTTTGCATAAGCGGTACGGTATTGAACGGATCGTAGTAAGTACCTATCAGAGTGTAACAGGTACCGGCGTAAAAGCCGTTGATCAGTTATTCAATGAACGAAAAGGGGTGGAAGGCCCAATGGCCTATAAATATCCGATCGATCTGAATGTGATTCCACAGATCGATGTATTTCTGGAAAACGGATATACCAAAGAAGAAATGAAAATGGTCAATGAAACCCAGAAGATCATGCGGGACACCACCATCCGGGTGACCTCTACCACGGTACGGATACCAGTTGTAGGCGGTCATAGTGAGTCGGTGAATGTGGAATTTACCGATGAGTTTGATCTGCGGGAAGTAAAGGCCTTGTTGGAATCCGCTCCGGGAGTAGTTGTGGTGGATGATCCTGCCACCCAGCAATACCCAATGCCCAAAGATGCCCATGAAAGAGATGAAGTATTTGTAGGTCGTCTTCGTCGCGATGAAACCCAGCCCTGTACACTCAATATGTGGATCGTATCGGATAACCTGCGTAAAGGCGCCGCTACCAATGCCGTCCAGATCGCGGAGTATTTGATGGAGAAGGGGTTGGTGGGGTAG